From a single Bacillota bacterium genomic region:
- the nadB gene encoding L-aspartate oxidase encodes MTIDQESTDFVIVGSGVAGLFAAIRLAEVGSVTVLSKQDLIAGNTWFAQGGIAAAFSPDDSPSLHLEDTWKAGAFFGDRKAISVLVEEAPGRINDLFSLGVEFDRIGDAIDLGREGAHSKKRILHIGGDATGRELIENLIETAKGRGVNFIEDAFAEKLLVEDGRCCGLIYFKYKTRKALLASAVILASGGCGQLYQYTTNAPAVTGDGLAMAYQAGAVLRDLEFFQFHPTVFLPPEGQPFLISEAVRGEGAYLVNYSGERFMERYHEKGELGPRDIVSRSIVAETKKTGKPVFLDLRHLGADFIPTRFPTIYNRCLEWGLDVTRQLIPVTPAAHYLIGGVEVDLDGHSAVKNLYAVGEVASTGVHGANRLASNSLLEGLVFGYRVAEAITRITIERPVNVVNPTATINGADGKQEEKCRTLRPKLQKLMWDNVGLIRAKDGLQDMKEEISGWLNLLRFDYSEAELNETKNMLLTAWMMTEAALLREESRGCHFRSDYPDSSEDFARKHIIFQTSDWQNEIHTGPEGRFQARDV; translated from the coding sequence ATGACGATCGATCAAGAATCTACTGATTTTGTAATAGTCGGTTCCGGTGTGGCAGGGCTTTTTGCGGCTATCCGCCTCGCTGAAGTCGGCAGTGTAACCGTTCTCAGCAAACAGGATCTGATTGCCGGAAACACCTGGTTTGCCCAGGGCGGTATTGCCGCCGCTTTCTCACCGGATGATTCACCTTCTCTTCACCTGGAGGATACCTGGAAAGCCGGTGCCTTCTTCGGTGATCGGAAAGCAATAAGCGTACTTGTCGAGGAAGCTCCGGGACGGATCAATGATCTGTTCTCCCTGGGAGTAGAGTTTGATCGGATCGGCGATGCTATCGACCTGGGGCGAGAAGGGGCTCACTCCAAGAAAAGGATCCTGCACATTGGTGGTGATGCCACCGGACGGGAATTGATTGAAAACCTGATTGAAACCGCAAAGGGGCGGGGAGTCAATTTTATCGAAGATGCTTTTGCCGAAAAACTGCTGGTTGAAGATGGCAGATGCTGCGGTCTGATCTATTTCAAATATAAGACCCGTAAAGCGTTACTCGCTTCGGCTGTTATACTTGCCTCCGGAGGATGTGGCCAGCTTTATCAATATACGACTAATGCTCCGGCTGTAACCGGTGATGGCCTGGCCATGGCTTACCAGGCCGGTGCTGTTCTACGCGACCTGGAATTTTTCCAGTTTCATCCCACGGTTTTTTTACCACCTGAGGGTCAACCCTTTTTAATCTCGGAAGCAGTCCGGGGTGAAGGCGCTTACCTGGTCAATTATTCGGGGGAGCGTTTCATGGAGCGCTATCATGAAAAAGGGGAACTCGGTCCCCGCGATATAGTATCCCGTTCCATAGTTGCCGAAACCAAAAAAACCGGAAAACCTGTTTTTCTTGACCTTCGTCACCTTGGTGCCGATTTCATCCCGACCCGGTTTCCCACGATCTATAACCGATGCCTGGAATGGGGCCTCGATGTAACCAGGCAGTTAATCCCTGTTACTCCGGCTGCCCATTACCTGATTGGCGGGGTTGAAGTAGATCTCGACGGGCATTCGGCAGTAAAGAATCTTTATGCTGTGGGCGAGGTGGCTTCCACCGGAGTACATGGAGCAAATCGCCTGGCCAGTAACTCCCTCCTTGAAGGACTTGTATTCGGTTACCGGGTAGCTGAAGCAATTACAAGAATAACAATTGAGAGACCAGTAAATGTTGTCAATCCGACAGCTACAATAAACGGAGCCGATGGCAAACAGGAAGAAAAATGCAGAACGCTCAGGCCTAAGCTGCAGAAACTGATGTGGGATAATGTTGGCCTGATCAGGGCAAAGGACGGTCTACAGGATATGAAGGAAGAGATCTCAGGCTGGCTTAATCTGCTCCGCTTCGACTATTCTGAGGCTGAATTAAATGAAACGAAAAATATGCTTCTTACGGCTTGGATGATGACAGAAGCGGCGCTGTTGCGCGAAGAAAGCCGGGGCTGTCATTTCCGCTCAGATTACCCGGACAGCAGTGAGGATTTTGCCCGGAAACATATAATTTTCCAGACTTCAGACTGGCAAAATGAAATACATACAGGTCCGGAAGGCCGATTTCAGGCAAGGGATGTATAA
- the nadA gene encoding quinolinate synthase NadA → MDNRKIITKIDKLKNTRNAVILAHNYQIDEVQDAADYVGDSFELSRLAAESDADVIVFCGVHFMAESAAILSPQKTVLLPDLSAGCPLANMITAEELQELKEKHPGAAVATYINSSAAVKALSDICVTSANAVKVVNSLEEDKILFVPDGNLAHFVAQRTEKTIIPWPGYCITHHRVSPEDIEKARKEHPHAVVVVHPECRPDVVALADEALGTGGMIKYARETEYEELIIGTEMGMLHRLKKEAPDKKFYLLSTGLICPNMKYTTLEKILSALENNQNVITVSAEVREGALKALQRMLSVS, encoded by the coding sequence ATGGACAATCGGAAGATTATCACAAAAATTGACAAACTTAAGAATACAAGAAATGCGGTTATACTCGCTCACAATTACCAGATTGATGAAGTTCAGGATGCCGCTGATTATGTTGGTGATTCTTTTGAACTGAGCAGGCTGGCAGCTGAGTCGGATGCGGATGTAATCGTATTCTGCGGTGTTCATTTTATGGCTGAAAGCGCTGCAATCTTATCACCGCAAAAAACGGTGCTTCTTCCCGATCTATCGGCAGGCTGCCCCCTGGCCAACATGATTACTGCCGAAGAGCTGCAGGAATTAAAAGAAAAACATCCCGGAGCGGCGGTTGCGACCTACATAAACTCTTCCGCTGCAGTTAAGGCTTTGAGCGACATTTGTGTCACTTCAGCGAATGCTGTCAAGGTTGTCAATTCATTAGAGGAAGATAAAATACTTTTTGTTCCCGATGGAAACCTTGCTCACTTTGTTGCCCAGAGAACGGAAAAAACGATAATCCCCTGGCCCGGTTACTGCATCACCCATCACCGGGTTAGTCCTGAAGATATTGAAAAGGCCCGAAAAGAACATCCCCATGCTGTAGTGGTTGTGCATCCCGAGTGCCGCCCTGATGTGGTAGCCCTGGCCGACGAAGCGCTCGGTACAGGTGGTATGATCAAGTATGCCAGAGAAACAGAATATGAAGAACTGATCATCGGGACGGAGATGGGCATGCTTCACCGCTTAAAGAAAGAGGCACCCGATAAAAAATTCTATCTCCTCTCAACAGGCCTTATCTGCCCGAATATGAAATATACCACACTGGAGAAGATCCTTTCTGCCCTTGAAAATAATCAAAATGTAATTACTGTTTCTGCAGAAGTGCGTGAAGGCGCCCTGAAAGCTCTGCAGCGCATGCTTTCCGTTTCATGA
- the nadC gene encoding carboxylating nicotinate-nucleotide diphosphorylase, with translation MIPSYLVSEILKRAFREDIGAGDLTTLYTVPEEKRGSGRVIAREAGLLAGTDIATAAFNYLDCSVKCQPRINDGERFEPGMIIMDVTGPLQPILSAERIALNFLQRLSGIATQTAMWVEELSGFPASLADTRKTTPGLRILEKYAVRVGGAANHRLALDGGILIKDNHITAAGSIRSAVKKVREQAPFTLKIEIEVSNLDQLQEALEAKADIIMLDNMSTELMKKAVQIASGKALLEASGNVTFERLKEIAATGVDYISSGALTHSCRALDISFILEPTE, from the coding sequence GTGATACCTTCATACCTGGTAAGCGAGATACTGAAGCGGGCTTTCAGGGAAGATATCGGAGCAGGAGACCTGACAACCCTTTACACGGTTCCAGAGGAAAAAAGGGGAAGTGGACGGGTTATTGCCAGAGAAGCGGGGCTGCTGGCCGGTACAGACATTGCCACCGCAGCATTTAACTACCTCGACTGCAGTGTAAAATGCCAGCCGCGGATCAACGATGGCGAGCGCTTTGAACCAGGCATGATCATAATGGATGTTACCGGTCCTCTTCAGCCGATTCTTTCGGCGGAAAGGATCGCCCTCAACTTTCTGCAGCGCCTCTCCGGTATCGCGACCCAGACTGCTATGTGGGTTGAAGAACTTTCCGGTTTTCCTGCCAGCCTGGCCGATACCCGCAAGACAACTCCCGGCCTGCGTATCCTGGAAAAATATGCAGTAAGAGTAGGCGGTGCCGCTAACCACCGACTCGCTCTTGACGGAGGGATACTGATCAAAGATAATCATATAACCGCCGCTGGAAGCATCAGGAGCGCCGTCAAAAAAGTCCGCGAGCAGGCTCCCTTTACCTTGAAGATTGAAATTGAGGTCAGCAACCTCGATCAGCTCCAAGAAGCCCTGGAGGCAAAGGCGGATATAATAATGCTCGACAACATGAGCACCGAATTGATGAAAAAAGCAGTCCAAATTGCATCCGGGAAAGCCCTGCTCGAGGCATCGGGCAACGTTACATTCGAACGTCTAAAAGAGATTGCTGCTACCGGAGTTGATTATATCTCCAGCGGCGCACTTACTCATTCCTGTCGTGCCCTGGATATATCTTTTATACTCGAACCAACTGAATAG
- a CDS encoding LysR family transcriptional regulator: MTYQLKAKIWLEKNNRKVFGDGPLDILRRVNQTGSLRQAAAEINMSYSQAWHLIRMLEKNLGFVVLEKQAGGQGGGHSKLTSEADKLVTAYELFRNEANSKLEELFEKYLSGLNLKDMVDN; encoded by the coding sequence ATGACTTATCAACTCAAGGCAAAGATCTGGCTGGAAAAAAATAACCGGAAAGTTTTTGGCGACGGTCCGCTGGACATTTTAAGAAGGGTCAACCAAACGGGATCTCTCCGGCAAGCGGCAGCAGAAATAAATATGTCGTACAGCCAGGCCTGGCATCTGATTCGTATGTTGGAGAAAAATCTCGGGTTTGTTGTTCTAGAAAAACAGGCGGGAGGCCAGGGTGGCGGACATTCGAAACTAACATCTGAAGCAGATAAACTTGTCACCGCTTATGAGTTGTTTCGAAATGAAGCAAACTCAAAATTAGAGGAGCTATTTGAAAAATATTTATCAGGTTTGAACCTTAAAGATATGGTTGATAATTAA
- the thiI gene encoding tRNA uracil 4-sulfurtransferase ThiI, which translates to MTGKILVRYGEIALKGKNRKEFELQLQRNLKAVIKDNGGEVARLHGRMIISAPMESRDQILGFLNKVFGIVSASSITETSLDYDEIRNTVIQIALAEAGGYETFKIESRRSNKNFSMTSPELNRNLGAAVLENLPNLRVKLEDPDLTISVEIGFKNAFLYQKRMPGPGGLPVGISGRSLLLLSGGIDSPVAGWLSMKRGLALEALHFHSFPFTSRRAEEKVADICRKLAVYGNKIPLHMISVTNIQQELKKAGADSLQIILLRRMMLRLAEYLSQIRDLKALVTGDNLGQVASQTLESLSVIGEATEMLILRPLVGMDKEEIIQLSIAIDTYQTSILPYDDCCTLFVPKNPVTKPRIETVEEIESRLDLEGLIQDALGTLKTEIIRR; encoded by the coding sequence ATGACAGGGAAAATACTGGTTCGCTACGGCGAAATTGCTCTAAAAGGGAAAAACCGAAAAGAATTTGAGCTGCAGCTTCAACGTAATCTAAAAGCAGTAATTAAGGATAACGGCGGTGAAGTTGCGCGATTGCATGGCAGGATGATTATCTCCGCACCAATGGAATCGAGAGATCAGATTCTAGGATTTTTGAATAAAGTTTTTGGCATTGTTTCAGCCAGTTCTATTACTGAAACGAGCTTGGATTATGATGAAATCAGGAACACCGTGATTCAAATTGCCTTAGCGGAAGCTGGTGGATATGAAACATTTAAGATTGAATCACGCCGCTCGAATAAAAATTTTTCCATGACCAGCCCAGAACTGAATAGAAATCTCGGCGCAGCGGTACTGGAGAATCTTCCAAACTTACGGGTGAAGCTCGAAGATCCGGATTTGACTATCTCGGTTGAAATCGGTTTTAAGAATGCATTTCTTTATCAGAAAAGAATGCCCGGACCGGGCGGACTACCGGTAGGTATTAGCGGCAGGTCGCTTTTACTCCTATCGGGAGGTATTGACAGCCCGGTTGCCGGTTGGCTCTCCATGAAAAGAGGGCTGGCTCTGGAGGCTCTGCATTTTCACAGCTTTCCTTTTACCAGCCGTCGTGCCGAGGAAAAAGTGGCAGATATATGTCGTAAACTGGCCGTCTATGGCAACAAAATTCCCCTGCACATGATCAGCGTAACAAACATTCAGCAGGAACTTAAGAAAGCAGGGGCAGATAGTTTGCAGATCATTTTGCTGCGCCGGATGATGCTGCGTCTTGCTGAATATTTATCGCAAATAAGGGACCTTAAAGCCCTGGTTACAGGTGACAATTTAGGACAGGTGGCCAGCCAGACCCTGGAGAGCCTATCGGTTATAGGCGAAGCAACGGAAATGCTGATTCTCCGCCCACTTGTGGGGATGGATAAGGAAGAAATCATCCAGCTATCTATTGCTATCGACACGTATCAGACTTCCATTCTTCCCTATGATGATTGCTGTACTTTATTCGTTCCAAAAAATCCGGTGACAAAGCCGAGAATCGAAACTGTGGAAGAGATCGAATCCAGGCTTGATCTGGAGGGGCTAATCCAAGATGCTTTGGGAACTTTGAAAACAGAAATTATCAGAAGATAG
- a CDS encoding NifU family protein: MKEQVEKALEKIRPALQRDGGDVELVEVGDDGIVKVRLTGACGGCPMSTITLKQGIERVLKQEVASVKEVISV, from the coding sequence ATGAAGGAACAAGTTGAAAAAGCCCTTGAAAAAATTCGTCCAGCCCTGCAGAGGGATGGTGGCGATGTTGAGCTGGTAGAAGTCGGCGATGACGGCATTGTCAAGGTAAGACTGACCGGCGCATGCGGCGGCTGCCCCATGTCTACTATTACCCTGAAACAGGGTATTGAGAGAGTATTAAAGCAGGAAGTGGCTTCTGTCAAAGAAGTTATCTCTGTTTAA
- a CDS encoding 4Fe-4S binding protein, translating into MLNVLLVYFSGTGITRYYASLIQEEMEKRGYNCDLLNLEEFTDLPTLWQKKPVALNYTIRAEKKRPLSKYPWPYLDIKSALKSVDSNPLFGHLAREWSDYDLIGFGSPVYAFRPAPVMIRFLLDLPAFNKKIRVFSFATHDGAQGDYQQFMKDILTMKGFRYIGHLDQSFIYSAAAVMRRNFSYLDAGRQLIRKSFQARKNIFIFLEYVHSLFYGIPYWYKQSNLLANVVGIPMRIFYSYGIDFLLNHFLFGYGIHKDECILCMTCVQQCPQGLIELDDEGYPIRLYHCMYCLRCLNWCPTDALYFSNVTDGKARFPGPEVLLETALEESMDRRLKG; encoded by the coding sequence ATGCTGAATGTACTACTGGTTTATTTTTCCGGAACAGGAATTACCCGATACTATGCCTCACTTATCCAGGAGGAAATGGAGAAGCGGGGTTATAACTGTGATCTGCTCAACCTTGAAGAATTTACCGACCTGCCCACCCTCTGGCAGAAAAAGCCGGTAGCTTTAAATTATACAATCAGGGCTGAAAAGAAACGGCCTTTGAGTAAATATCCCTGGCCATACCTCGATATAAAAAGCGCTCTGAAATCTGTAGACAGCAATCCCCTTTTTGGGCATCTGGCACGTGAATGGTCCGATTACGATCTGATCGGATTCGGTTCACCAGTATACGCTTTTCGTCCGGCACCGGTTATGATTAGATTTCTACTTGATCTGCCTGCATTTAACAAGAAGATCAGAGTTTTCTCCTTTGCTACCCATGACGGTGCCCAGGGTGATTATCAACAGTTCATGAAAGATATCTTAACCATGAAGGGATTTCGTTATATTGGCCACCTCGATCAATCTTTTATCTATTCAGCTGCTGCCGTGATGCGCCGTAACTTCAGTTACCTGGATGCCGGACGTCAGCTTATCAGGAAAAGTTTTCAGGCCAGAAAAAACATTTTCATTTTTCTCGAATATGTTCACTCACTTTTTTATGGCATTCCATACTGGTATAAACAGTCAAATCTACTGGCAAATGTAGTTGGCATTCCCATGCGAATATTCTATTCATATGGCATCGATTTTTTACTCAACCACTTCCTGTTCGGTTACGGCATCCACAAAGATGAATGCATCCTATGCATGACCTGTGTTCAGCAGTGCCCCCAGGGTCTGATCGAACTGGACGATGAAGGATATCCCATCAGGCTTTATCACTGCATGTACTGCCTGCGCTGCCTGAACTGGTGCCCGACCGATGCCCTTTATTTTTCAAATGTTACCGATGGGAAAGCCCGTTTCCCCGGACCGGAAGTTTTGCTCGAAACCGCCCTAGAAGAGAGTATGGACCGTCGTCTCAAAGGCTAA
- a CDS encoding cysteine desulfurase family protein, whose protein sequence is MRDIYLDNSATTHPFPEVIDLISSIQDQAYGNPSSMHEKGIEAEKLIKGARKEIAHFFTGREEEIIFTSGGTESNNLAIKGAAFRHRQRGNHLVTTEAEHPSVLNSFRFLETEGFEVTFLPVDSSGLVNLADLKAAIGEETTLVSIMHVNNEIGTIQPLEQLGSSIKEINPHTMFHIDAVQSFVKLPLSPSKWQADLISCSAHKIHGPKGVGCLWIKKNTHLQPLMHGGGQERGLRPGTENSSAIAAFGLAAKLYHEALRKNDKFNELKRILISKLKERAVIFEINGPPVDEGAPNIINLSVTGLKAEVMLHALEDRGIYVSAGSACHAKHPDPSHILEAIGLSGKRLESALRFSFSFMNTQEEMEIAAEAVQEIISRFGTL, encoded by the coding sequence TTGCGGGATATTTACCTCGATAACAGCGCAACAACCCACCCTTTCCCGGAGGTAATTGACCTGATCAGCAGCATCCAGGATCAGGCTTACGGAAATCCTTCGTCAATGCATGAAAAGGGGATTGAAGCTGAAAAACTTATAAAAGGGGCCAGGAAAGAGATTGCTCATTTTTTTACAGGCCGGGAAGAAGAAATTATCTTCACTTCAGGCGGCACAGAGTCAAACAATTTGGCCATTAAAGGCGCTGCTTTCCGCCATCGTCAACGGGGTAATCACCTGGTTACCACCGAGGCCGAACACCCTTCGGTCTTGAATAGTTTTCGGTTCCTGGAGACTGAAGGCTTTGAAGTAACCTTTTTGCCGGTCGACAGTTCCGGCCTGGTGAATTTGGCTGATTTGAAGGCAGCAATCGGAGAAGAAACAACTCTGGTCAGCATAATGCATGTAAACAATGAAATCGGCACCATCCAACCTCTTGAGCAGCTGGGATCGTCGATCAAAGAGATTAACCCCCATACCATGTTTCATATCGATGCAGTTCAATCATTTGTTAAGCTCCCCTTGAGCCCATCAAAATGGCAGGCTGACCTGATCAGCTGCAGCGCCCACAAAATTCACGGTCCCAAGGGAGTAGGTTGTCTCTGGATCAAAAAGAACACTCATCTGCAGCCGCTAATGCACGGTGGAGGACAGGAAAGAGGCCTGCGGCCGGGCACAGAAAATTCTTCTGCTATTGCCGCATTCGGTCTTGCAGCAAAACTTTACCACGAAGCGCTGCGTAAGAATGATAAATTTAACGAGCTTAAGAGAATTCTGATCAGCAAACTGAAAGAGAGGGCTGTTATCTTCGAGATAAATGGCCCTCCCGTTGATGAAGGAGCCCCGAATATAATAAATCTTTCTGTAACCGGTTTGAAGGCCGAAGTAATGCTGCATGCTCTCGAAGATCGGGGGATTTATGTTTCGGCCGGTTCTGCCTGTCATGCTAAACATCCCGATCCAAGCCATATTCTTGAAGCCATCGGTTTAAGCGGAAAGCGTCTGGAGAGTGCATTGAGATTCAGCTTTTCTTTCATGAATACGCAGGAGGAAATGGAAATTGCCGCAGAAGCGGTCCAGGAGATCATCAGCCGGTTTGGAACCTTGTAA